TTGTGTATCAAAAAAGAGCAAATTTTATACACAAGACAGCAAAGCAATCAAAAAGTAAAATATATTTTCAGCTCAAAAGCATTTCAAACCTTAAATTAAGAAAACTAAAAAATTAATCATTTTTTGATTAAAACCTTAAGAAAAATTATAAAAATTTGGCATTTTTTGAAGTTGTGAAACGTGCTTTAAGTTTCACAAAGCTTAAACGGCTAAAAATGCTTGAAAAGTGAAAAGCACAAAGAGCGAAAAGAACGCAAAAACCCTAAAAAACGACATTTTGTAAAAAATTTGTATTGAAAAGTGCAATTTCATAACTATTTTTGTTTTTTGGTGTATTCTTAAACTTTTTAATTAATATTTTGTAGAACTAAATAACAACGATTTATTATATCAATTTCTAAGCTTAAAAAATGTTTAATTATTATTTTTTATGCCAAATAGCTATAAGTAAGCTTTAAAAATATAGGGCTTTTTTTGTTACACTTACTTTTTACACTTTTGGCTTATTAAATACCGTATTTTAGGGCTTTTTTATAAAATGGATTAGATGAATTAGTCCGTATAGTATCTCATAAATGCCCTAAAATAGGCACTTTTAAGCACTTTGTTACACATGGCTTACACTTTTGATATTTTTCTAACCTTAAGAGGTTGTCAAAAGCTCGTATTTTAGGGGATTTTAAAAGGGAAAAAAGTTAAAAATGGTGCGGATGAAAGGACTTGAACCTTCACGCCGTGAGGCACCAGATCCTAAGTCTGGCGTGTCTGCCAATTTCACCACATCCGCACGTGTATAAAGAATGAAAGTTTATCTAAAAAATCTTAAATAAACCAAATGGTACGCCCAAGAGGATTCGAACCTCTGACCTACGGCTTAGAAGGCCGTTGCTCTATCCAGCTGAGCTATGAGCGCATAACAACAAAGTGGCGCGCCCGATAGGAGTCGAACCCATAACCTACAGATCCGAAGTCTGTCGCTCTATCCAATTGAGCTACGAGCGCCAAAGTGGGGTGAGTGATGGGAATTGAACCCACGACCCTCAGGACCACAATCTGATGCTCTAACCGACTGAGCTACACTCACCACATAGATGGTCGGGGTGAAAGGATTCGAACCTTCGGCCCCTTGGTCCCAAACCAAGTGCGCTAACCAGACTGCGCTACACCCCGAAGTATGTGTACCTACTTCATTGAAAAAGCGCATTTTAACCAAAATCTAGTTCAATGTCAATAAATTTTAGATTAAAATTTATTTTTTAGCAAGATATCTTTATTTAACACTTAAAAACGACCAAATTTAACTAAGCTAACAAAATTCACCAAATCAAATTCTAAGCTTTACAAGCTCATCTTTTATGCTTTTTTCAACGCGAAAGCTGTCTCTTATCTTTGAAATAGTCTTGTTTTGCACAAATTTATCAAGCCTTTTACTCTCAAGTAAATTTAAAACAGACTCTTTAAATTTGATAAAAATTTCAGCTAAAGCCCACGCCATAGCCATTTTCACATAGTATCTATCATCTTTTTCGTTTAAGCAAATTTCAAAAAATTTATTAAGCTCAAACGCCTCTAAATTTCTCATATAATAAACATAAAAAAAGCGCTTTTCATACTCCAAATTTGAGCTAAGACACTGCAAAAGAAGCAAATTTATAAATCTGCTATCTTTGAATTTTATCGCATCAAACTGATCACAGATCGCCCAATTTGGCATAGTTTTTACAAATTCGCTTGCTAGCTTAAATTTACTCTCATCATCTTTTATATCGATAATCAAAAACGCCTTGATAGCAAATTCTTCATGAAAAACAGGCTCAAAAAGACGAATTTCATCTAAGCTTACTTCTTGCGCAATTTGCTTTGCTACCCGTTTAAGAGTAGGCGTTCTAACGCCTAAAATTTCAGGCTGAGTTATTAACTTTTGCGAAAAAATCCTAAATTTCTCCTCGCTATGCGCTAGCAAAATTTCAAGCAATTTTTCTTTAAGATTCATAACCTATCCCTTCTTGGTAGCTTTTTGAGCTTAAAATACATATAGACCAAAAAGCATCCGGCTGTAAAATATACGTTGAAAAACATGCCGACCCAAATATCCACAAGCACTCCTTTTAGCACATAAACCACG
This Campylobacter sp. RM16189 DNA region includes the following protein-coding sequences:
- a CDS encoding DNA alkylation repair protein, translating into MNLKEKLLEILLAHSEEKFRIFSQKLITQPEILGVRTPTLKRVAKQIAQEVSLDEIRLFEPVFHEEFAIKAFLIIDIKDDESKFKLASEFVKTMPNWAICDQFDAIKFKDSRFINLLLLQCLSSNLEYEKRFFYVYYMRNLEAFELNKFFEICLNEKDDRYYVKMAMAWALAEIFIKFKESVLNLLESKRLDKFVQNKTISKIRDSFRVEKSIKDELVKLRI